The Vitis vinifera cultivar Pinot Noir 40024 chromosome 3, ASM3070453v1 region TACTTTTTTGTAGAATGCTTCTTTTAAAAGTttgaaatcttaaattttttaagattttttaatcatattttataaaattgatatgtaTCCTACGTGAAATGAAACTTCACTTCATCATGCACCTTGCGTTGCACCCAGCGCTTAAGCTGTAGGAGACGTTTGTGCCTTAGGTGCGCCCTtgtgccttttaaaactatgatgcAGTATTTGGTCAAAGTATGGGTCATCTGTACCAAAGGTGGCATAGTAAATTTTCAGTCACTTCAATACCTCTCTCCAATGTGCCTAGGGCCCAACAAAAGCAAAACAAAGGGATCTGTCTATTTTTCAACCAGCATGAAGCAATTCTTATACCATCATCACTaactggaattaccaacacgaATTCAGCCCATAATACCAAATTACTAAACAATTTGGACTCTAATTGTAAAGAGGTAACAACCCCAGAACAGATATAAAAAGAAACATACCCAATCATCTATGATGGAGTacctttttagggtttttagtCCTATGCTTGAATAGTTAAACCCAATTAATGGTTTAACACTATCAGATGGACACATATTTCTGGCCCCTCTAGGTGCTTCCATGGTGTGGGATACTATAACCATTTTCAATCCGTCAGCTAATCCATAATATAACAATGATAATAGGTCAATAGGCATATTTTCTGAGAAGTTAAATAAAATCACTCGTTTTTATGCTCATATTCATAGgaaatatattcaaattataAGCATGATTTAAGATTATGGACTTAAAAATGCTAAAGAAGAATCTATTTATATGGGAAATCAAAACAGTTTCCAGAAATGTTTCGGGTAGCATTAGGCTTGAAAACAAACGGATAATAGGTCTGCCAATCCATGATATAGCAATGATAATAGGTCAATAGGTATATTTTTCCGAGAAGATAAATAACTCTATCATTCGTTTTTATCCTAACATTGATAggaaatttattcaaattataagCATGATTTAAGATTATGGACTTAAAAATGCTGAAGAAGAATCTATTTGGGATGGGAAATCAAAACAGTTTTTTCAGAAATGTTTCGGGTAACGTTAGGCTTGAAAACgaacaaagatgaaaaatgagGTGATGGCCAAGAAATGAAAGTTGATGAATACAAAATTTCCCCATTCTCACCAATATAGATAATCACACTGTGATTTCGTGTACACAAAAATCCCCAATAATTAGAGGAACTCTCGAAACCCTAAGGAGTGAATCTACAACCAGACTAATCAATCATCCAAATCGCACAGAGTTTCAATAAATCAGTCAAGATTTTGTTTAAGTAcgactaaaacaaaaatagaaattgcAAACTAGGGTTTCGATTCAGCTTGGATTGAGGAAGATAAAAACAAACATGGGATTAGGACAAAGGGGTTCTTACGAGTTGCCTAGAGCGAAGAGCGAGAAGAGACTTCCGAGCCAAGATCGCAGCAGCCATAGCCGGTTCTGATTATGTACTGAGCCGATGCCAAGTCTTGGATTTGAAGAGGGGAACGATATAAACTTGGAAATGGTAAAGAGCAGCAGGTCAGCAACAAAACGGTGCGTTTAGAATTATCAAAACGACATCGTTTTGTTTAACGCATATAGAAAGAGATAGAAAAGCGGTTCTAGGCCTCTGGTAGCAAGTCAGGTGGGCCGTCCGTTTTGAAATCAGCCCAAGCCCAATCAAACCCcactttacaaaaaaaataataataaagaaaatgaaaaaatcgaTGTTTTCTGCTCTCATTTATGAAAACAGAAAACACTAGACAGTCGATGGTTTGGCTTAGTGGTCAGTAGACTCAGTACTAAGCTGTGACGACGTCGTTTTAGTGGAATGCCAAAAAGAAGGGGTTGTAGGGTTCAAGGGAGTTGTCCATTTTCcggttttctcatttttcttctctgAATCCTCCAGGCATTGAGATGGCTGGGGTTTGCAGATCAGCGGTAATGGCTGGCACAAAGTCTCTGGCTTCTCGATCCAAAGCCCTAATCCCCAAAACCCTTTCTTCAAAGCCATTGgcttctccattttcttcttccacAAGACCCATGCCCTGCGCTTCCAGGTATAGTCTTCTGATTATCATCatctacttcttcttcttctttttgttcagaaaaaataatattgtttcttttgttttcaggATCCTTTCGGCGTTAGGAAGTGTGGAATCTCTGATGCCGCTTCACAGCGCCGTTGCTTCTGCTCGCCTCAAATCCTTCATTGCCGTTGATTCCACCTCCTGGAGCTGGCTTTCCCAAGGTTTCTTTCCTCTCctcttcaaattttatttcttgtcaTATCGACGATGTTGAACTCTTCTTCAGTTTTTCAGTTTTCCGTGCTTCTGAATTTCTTTTtgcccttttccttttttataagATGATTTCTGTCAAGATATTTGGTTACTCAAATGAATCATTAGGTTTAGGGCCCTATGTTTAGCAAATCAATGGATTTAGAATTCAATCTTGTAGCAATAAAGTATTGATAGATGCCTCTTCTGACATGATATTCTACTTGCTGTTATAGGACGTGCATTGCCTTTGTGACAAGGCCCGCAGGATCTATAGGGAAGATATTTGAATGggtttttttaccaaaaaaatgtCCTTCAAGTCACGAAGTTTGTACTTGGAATCTGCAGCTTAATTGACTGAGTTACTTGTTGCTATTGTTACCTTTTCCTTGAACAATTTGGTTTTGTGCTCAAGAAATTTCCTTGGCCTGCCTTTTTGGCTTCTAAATTAGTGTTTTGTAGACAATGCATGAAAGAAAATGGCAAAATGCTTTCTCATTGTAATAAATATGCTTCATGCTAACATTGGTTTTTTTGTTGgaagcttcatttttatttttggtgtgTTTCATTTTACTTGATGTTAGATTGGGGTTAAtctatattttgtaaatttgagaagaaaaaaaaattgttccagAGTTTGACATGTACAATTATAGTCTTCTGTGAAGGAAATCCATTCGCAAGATCAACTCATGGTGATGTGGTCTGATGGTCTCATCATGTGTCCTTATAATTATTTAGAGCCAATACATATTGAACATGTAGTTGACGCTTTGGGGCATTGTTTTTCTTTCAACTTAGAAATGAAGTACAATTAgaacattttttagaaataaggtACAGCTGAAAAGGAATATACAATTGTATATATGAACATTGTAAAAGCTTGGGCATTTAGATTGTGGGGGTTTACTTCTTTCAAGGAATAGCATATAGAGATGTTACAGATGGCTGTAATCCTTGATATTCTGTCATTGGTTTGCCTTGGATTCTGGAATAATGTTGTGATAGTtttcaattgatttattttgaagTCTATTTTAATTGAAGTTTCTCCTTTGAGTGGTTTCTTCGAGGATTTAAAGCAGCTCTTATTTAGACCTTGTTCAGACATTCTTAAAGTCTTTAAATACTACATTCTTTAGGATTTTTCGTTCAAT contains the following coding sequences:
- the LOC100853459 gene encoding protein NONRESPONDING TO OXYLIPINS 2, mitochondrial isoform X2, giving the protein MAGVCRSAVMAGTKSLASRSKALIPKTLSSKPLASPFSSSTRPMPCASRILSALGSVESLMPLHSAVASARLKSFIAVDSTSWSWLSQGRALPL
- the LOC100853459 gene encoding protein NONRESPONDING TO OXYLIPINS 2, mitochondrial isoform X3, whose product is MAGVCRSAVMAGTKSLASRSKALIPKTLSSKPLASPFSSSTRPMPCASRILSALGSVESLMPLHSAVASARLKSFIAVDSTSWSWLSQDFAVPR
- the LOC100853459 gene encoding protein NONRESPONDING TO OXYLIPINS 2, mitochondrial isoform X1, whose product is MAGVCRSAVMAGTKSLASRSKALIPKTLSSKPLASPFSSSTRPMPCASRILSALGSVESLMPLHSAVASARLKSFIAVDSTSWSWLSQGFFPLLFKFYFLSYRRC